In the Henriciella marina DSM 19595 genome, ACCAATCATCAAATTTAAACTTCATTGCATAATCCATTAAACTCTTAAATTCTACGATTCCTTGTTCATCAATAAACTCAATCATTTCTTTAATTAATTTATATCTATCTGTTGTTGTTTTCTTTAATAATTCATCAACATCTACACCGCCATAAACTATCATATCTTCTTTTTGATATTTAAATTTATTAGGATCGTCCATGTGAAGCATATATCTCACAAGACCTTTCACACTTCCTGCAATCTGCGGAATAGTCGCATTCAATTCTTCTGTAATTATTTTTATCTGTTCATAAGATTTATTACCCTCATACATCACTAGAATATGATAATGCTCTTTTTTCATCCTACCTTCTGTATCAGTATCCCTATCATGTAATGGAGACACTACAAATTGAATGTGTAACTCTTTTAAATACTCTAACCACTCGGCTTTTGCTGATTCTGGATATAAAACAAATGTCCAATTACGTCCTCTTGAATTTTTCTTGTTTTCAGTTTCTTTTATTACATTTTCGCTCATGATATAATAACGGTGCTAATACACTTAACAAAATTTAGTCATAGATAGGCAGCATGCCAGTGCTGTCTATCTTTTTTTGTTTAAAATGCACCGTATTCCTCCTTTGCATATTTTTTTATTAGAATACCGGTTGCATCTGATTTGCTAATATTATATTTTTCTTTGATTCTATTTAATATCTCATTTTCTTCTGTTGTAAGTCTTAAAGTAACAGCAACTTTTTTCTCTTCTTTTCTATCTACAACCATCACTGTACCTCCCAACATCTGTTTTTTTCACTTTAACATAAAAAACAACCTTTTAACATTAAAAACCCAATATTTATTTATTTGTTTGGACAATGGACAATGGACACCTAGGGGGGAGGTCGTAGTACCCCCCTATGTTTTCTCCCCTAAATAACCCCAAAAATCTAAGAAAAAAAGACCTCAAAAAGGTCTTTAATTAACATCTCAAATTTCGCATTTATTCCAATTTCCTTTTTGCGTGTGATGCGCTGCGTCCATTAAAAATCCTAGAGCTTTGCAACCGAAAGTTAATAGCTGTCGCTACTACTTTCGCTTACGCTCTAAGTATATTTTAAGGACTGTCACACGCAAAAAGTTTTCTCGGCATAAAAGTACCTCTACATCTC is a window encoding:
- a CDS encoding replication protein, producing the protein MSENVIKETENKKNSRGRNWTFVLYPESAKAEWLEYLKELHIQFVVSPLHDRDTDTEGRMKKEHYHILVMYEGNKSYEQIKIITEELNATIPQIAGSVKGLVRYMLHMDDPNKFKYQKEDMIVYGGVDVDELLKKTTTDRYKLIKEMIEFIDEQGIVEFKSLMDYAMKFKFDDWFPLLCDNSAYVIQEYIKSNRYKSDR
- a CDS encoding cop-6 protein, whose translation is MVVDRKEEKKVAVTLRLTTEENEILNRIKEKYNISKSDATGILIKKYAKEEYGAF